The Watersipora subatra chromosome 1, tzWatSuba1.1, whole genome shotgun sequence genome has a window encoding:
- the LOC137410448 gene encoding short-chain collagen C4-like, whose amino-acid sequence MAGALGAPGATGLPGTPGINGTSAENGGVVYTRWGRTMCGENSTLLYNGYTGNGGFDQTGGGVNYLCMPDSPEYNSPGSVSYSEFIGGVEYESSSYGVFPSSTHNQDAPCARCYTGNRPALMMIPAKRTCPDDWTTEYEGYIMTEAYNHHHQTTFECVDAQPEHVSGGSANEYGGLFYFTRSDCSKRSYCPPYDENKAITCVVCSK is encoded by the exons ATGGCAGGAGCATTAGGTGCACCTGGAGCAACAGGACTTCCAGGCACTCCTGGTATTAATGGCACTTCAGCTGAAAATGGAGGAGTCGTCTACACGCGATGGGGAAGAACGATGTGTGGAGAGAACTCTACTCTTCTTTACAATG GTTACACTGGAAATGGAGGGTTTGATCAAACAGGAGGGGGAGTGAACTACCTGTGTATGCCTGACTCACCAGAGTACAACAGTCCAGGATCAGTCAGCTATTCAGAATTTATCGGTGGGGTAGAATATGAATCAAGTTCATATGGTGTATTTCCCAGTAGCACACATAATCAGGACGCTCCCTGTGCAAGATGCTACACTGGTAACAGACCCGCTCTGATGATGATCCCTGCCAAAAGAACCTGCCCTGATGACTGGACTACAGAATATGAAG GCTACATTATGACTGAGGCCTACAATCACCACCACCAAACGACATTTGAATGTGTGGATGCTCAGCCTGAACATGTATCAGGAGGAAGTGCTAATGAATATGGTGGACTCTTTTACTTTACCAGATCAGATTGTAGCAAAAGGTCCTACTGCCCACCATATGATGAGAATAAGGCTATTACTTGTGTTGTTTGTAGCAAGTAA